The sequence GGTTCGGTTACGTTGTTTTCTCGGCACCTGGGGCCCCGCCGGGGTGGGCGGCCCTATAAATCCAACGAACCCGAGCCGACAAAGAGATTTCTGGGAGGCGGTCGTTGTAACCCTCCTCCCAGTAACGGGGGGCGCCCGGCGGTTGGTGGGACCGCCGGGCGCTGTTTTTTTGGCAAAACCTCGCGCGGAATGAGACGTACGTCCGGACGGCAGCCCCGTCAACAGCCTCGACTCCACCATCCGTACCTTCGTCCCCATTTGCATGCCCATGTCCCGAACGTTCCGTCCACTCCCGCTGGCGCTGCTTCTTCTCCTCCTTCTGCTCCCGGCCTGTAAACAGACGCCGGTCGAAGTCCGCACGGACAGCGTCACCATGCCGGACGGATTCGCGTTGGCGGCCACGTGGTATGAGCCGGAAGGCGTCACGGAGGCCGTCCTGCTGTTCAATGAATGCAGTCGCACGGCCCAGCAGGGGCTGTATGAGGAACTGGCGCGAGCGCTGGCAGCCGAAGGATTTGCGGTCATGACCCACGATTTCCGTGGCACCGGAGGCAGTCGTACGGACGCCTTCGACCTGTCGAATCCGGCCCACACGGATGCCATCCGCAGCGCCTTTGGCAGCGACACCCGCAACATCGTGTCCTACGCCCGTCTGCAATACACTGTCACAGCGGTCGCGGGCACCAGTTGCGGGGCATATCGATTGGCGGACCTGGTAGATGAGCTCCCGGACCTGCGTGCCTTCGTAGCGGTCAGTGGAGGGGCCACCGACAACGGACTCGAAACGCTGTATGGGGCGCGCCCGGTTTCGGTGCTCGGCATTGTTTCCCGGGGTGACGCATCGGCCGTCGAGCCGGTCCGGACCCTGGTACGGAGCCTGGAGAATCGCGCGGAATTCCTGATGCCGGACGGCAGTCTCCATGGCATGACGCTCGTCGCATCGGACGAATCGGTACGCGAACGGATTGTGGATTTCATTGTGACGCGCACCACTGAGGTGGTGGATGATGGTGGCCGGATTGGACAGGTCGATGCGTTTTCCGCCTTCTATATCCAGGGCGGCATGCCCATGGCGCTGTCCGTGACGCATCCGGAGCCCGGACTCACGCGCGCGGTCATCGAAACGCAATTGCCCGGCTCCGGCCGCATCCTGGCCGATACGCTGGAGCACGATGCCTGGGGAGCGTTCGTCCGGCGTTCTTTCGATTATTTCGGCGCACAACCCGAACGGGTGCTGGCCGGCACGGTCGGGGACTCCCTGATCGTATTCCGTCAGCCCCACGACAGCGACGAGGCCACGCGGACCAGCCAGGAATTGGTTTATCCGGTCATCGACGCCACGTGGGCCAACTGGATGCTCGGCGTCATGAAGACCACGGAGTTGGACAGTGTTTCGGTACCGACGTGGCAGATGACGCCGTCGGGGCCCATCCAGCAGGTTTCCGTGTACCACCGGGCGGTCGGCGCAGACGCCAAGGACCCGGCCACCGGATGCACCTGGTGGGAGCGGCGCTCGGCCGCCTACACGTTGCGCTCGTGCGTGACGGACGAAGCGCCGTATTTGCTGCGCCAGCAGGCGGTGACGCCGGATGGCACGGTCCAGCCCCTGTTGGAAGTCAATGCCGGTAATGCACCATCGGGCATGCCCTCATTCTGATCGCCCTGTTCGCAGGCGGGCAGCGGGCTGTCCGGAATCGGACGTTCCTGAACGCCGAGCACGCATGAACGGGCCCGGAATGAGCCATGCAACCGGCTCCGGAAGGACTGGCACAAGGATTGCATTTCCGGGGACATCCTGAATCTCTCCCTGATCGCCCATGTCCCTCATCCGAAGACTGCTCCGCGGCGCGGTCCGTGACCGCCTCCTGACCGCCATCAACATCACGGGGATGGCCATCGGTCTCGCGGTGGGTTTCCTCATCCTGGCGTTCGCGCTCCAGGAATATGACCACGATGCGCGCTGGCCGGAAGCCGACCGGATGTACCGGGTGGATGCCTGGTCCGAGGACGATGGGCAGCGGACGCACTGGGCCGATACGCCATACAGACTGGCGGACGATCTCCGGGAGTCGGGTGCGGGCATTGATGCGGCGTCGGTTTTCCTGCCGGAATTCTCGGTCGTTCGGGCGGGCAGTGTCCTGGAATACAACCGGATATGGTACGTGCATCCCTCGTTCCTGGACCTGTTCGACGTGGATGTGCTGGCGGGAAATGTGGAGCAGGCCCTGCGCTCCCCGGAATCGGTGGTGCTCACCGCGAGCGAGGCGCGCCGTTACGTCCCGTTCGGGTCGCCCATCGGCGAACTGATTGAAATCAACATCGGTGGGGCCTTCGAATCGTTCCGGGTGGACGCCGTCGTGGCAGATTCCCCGGCCTGGTCGAGCCTTCAGTGGGGCATCCTCCTTCCGTACGAGACGGCTCGCGCGCAACCGGGCAAGGCACGCCAACACGATGCCGGGCACGGGCAGGCGGCCACGTTCGTTCGGCTTGCGGATGGCGTGCAGGCGGCGGACGTGCGTCTTCCCGAGCACGAGCGGCTTTCGTTCTTCCTGACGCCCGTGGAGGACATGTACTTCCTGAGCGAGGCGTCCACCCTGGGCATTGTCCGGACGGGAGACAAGCAGCGTGCCGACGTCTTGATCGGTCTGGCCTTGCTCATCATCCTGATTGCCTGTTCCAATTTCACGACCATTTCCCTGGCCCGGAGCGTCCAGCAGAACCGGGCCGTGGGCATCCGGAAGGTGGTCGGGGCCAGTCGCCTGAACATTGCGGCCGAGTATCTGGGCGATGCGCTCCTGAAAACGTCGATCGCCGCCCTGGTCGGGATCGGCCTGGCCGATCTGCTGTCCACGGCGTTCGGCACGCTCATGGGACAGACCGTGGACCTGTCGGTGCTGACTCGTCTGGAGTTCGGCGTACTGGTGGCACTCGGCGTCATCCTGGTGGGGGTTCTGGCCGGTTCCATTCCGACGTGGCACCTGGCACGGGTCCAACCGGTTGACGCCCTGAAAGGCGCATCGGACGGACGGGGCCGGTCCCGGCTCATCCAATCGGTGGTCGTGCTGCAGTTCGTGGCGACGGCGGTACTCCTGGCATCGGCCTGGATCATGTCGCATCAACTGGCTTTCCTGAACCGGATTGACCTGGGCCTGGACGCGGAAAACGTGCTCGTCGTTGAGCCCGATTTCACGAACGGGGCCACCATCCCGGCGCTGCATGCGCAGTTGTCCGCCTCAACCGACCCGGCCATTTCGGGCGTCGCGCTCTCCAACGGCATGCTCTCCCGCAGCCTTCGTACCATGGAAATCCCGGATGGGGATGAAACGCGGCGCATCCATACGTTCGGCGTATCGGCCGAATACGTGGCTCTGCTGGGGCTGGACGTGACGGAAGGCACGCCCATCGATGCATCGAATCCATCCCATGTCCTCATCAACCGGACGTTGGCCAACGAACTGGGCGGAGCGCCCGTGGGCACCATGCTGACGGATGCATACCGGGTGGGCGGCATCGTCGAGGATTTCCACTTCCTGTCGGTCACGCGCGCCATTGGCCCGATGGCCCTGTTGCCACTCGAACAGCCGGAGTCGGCCGGCTATCTGCTGGTCCGGCACGCCGCTGGGCGCGAGCAGGATGCCCTCAGTGCCGTCCAGGACGCATGGCGGCTGCTCGCCCCCGACACCCCCATGTCCTATTACCGCCTGTCGGACAACCTGGGGGACCGCGCGTCGGGAAGCGCCGCCTGGGCCCGCATTGTACGGTATTCAACGCTGTTCGCGCTCTTGATTGCGACTCTCGGGCTATTCGGGCTGAGTGCCCTGGCGGCCGCACGGCGGACCAAGGAAATCGGCATTCGGAAGGTTCTCGGCGCCGGTTCTGTTCGTGTAGCCGGCTTGCTCGTGGGCGAATCGGTCCGGCTCCTGGTGGTGGCCTGTGTGCTGGCCGCCCCGCTCGTTTGGTGGCTCATGGGCGACTGGCTCGCTCGGTTCGCGGTCCGGGACGTCCCGGGAGCCGTGAGTTTCCTGCTGTTGGGGGCGCTGCTCGTGCTCGTTGCCGTTCTGACGGTGGGTTCACACGCGCTCCGGGTGGCCCTGGCGAATCCGGTGGACAGCCTGCGGCGGGAATAGGAAACCGAGCCGGTGGGGCGTCGTTTGTGCGGGCATGAAAATTGCCAAACGATTCCGATGGGAAGGTGCCCACCGCCTGCCATGGCACGAGGGCCGCTGTCGCGACCTGCACGGGCATTCCTACACCATGTTCGTCGAACTCGAGGGTGAGCCCGACGAGAACGGCCTCCTCGTGGACTTCAAGCACGTCAAGAACGCCCTGGCCCCCTTGGTCGACGCCTGGGACCACAGCACGTTGGTGGCCGCAGGCGATGCCAAGCTGCTCGGCATCATGCAGGATGCCGGCTGGCGCCACGCCGTCCTGCCCTACGACACAACGGCCGAGAACATCTGCATTTTCGTGGCGGACCACCTCATTGAAACGTCCATCGACATGCTGAGGGCGCGGCGCATCCACGCCGTCCGCGTGCGGGTCCAGGAAACCGAAACCTGCTGGGCCGAGGCCGAGCGGCGCGTCACCTCAGCCCCTCTGGAATCCTGACTTTCACAATGGCTGGCGTCGGGTCGTGCCGAGACAAGAAAAACTCCGAAGATGATTCATCGACCGCCAGCGCCGTGAAACCACCGTCGAGTATGATTCGTCCCTTCAGTTCGCCGGTCCAATCGAATGCCAGAATGGTGTTTCCCAAGTGGGACGGATGCAGATCTGACTGAAAGCTGAGCAGAGCATAGATGGCATCCGATCCGGCGGATACATCAATGTACCCGCGGTCTCCATTCAACGGATCGTGCTCGAACGGACCCCACGTTATTGCAAGAGGTTCACCGGACCGCAAATCGTGGATTTCGATGATGTCGGCACGTGTGAGGACGACCACGGCCTTCGATCCATCGGGAGAGGCTCTGTATTCTCCCCTGAGGTCATAATCGGTGCCCGTGTTCGACAAGAGGATTGGAAGATCTCCAAATTTCCTCAGTACTTGACCGTCAGCGGCGACCTCAATGAACCGTTGGGAACCGAAGCTTCCACCAAGAACGGTGCTCACCGTGGAATCAGACTGTAGAACGTGCGTTACCATTCCTTCCGTGGGCATCGGACGAAATCCGGACAACGCCATCTTTTTGGTCTCCGTCACGTGAAGATGAAACGTGTTGCGATTCGCAACATCCACTGACGCAAAGTTATTCGGATGCATTTGATGCAGTGACCAAACACGCCTCAATTCTCCGGGGCCTTCTCCGACCGCATCCACACTATCCGTCAGGACACCGGATGCTCTATCATACAGTCTCAACGGAGAGCCGCTGGACGCATCGGTTACTACTATGCTGGATTCGCCAAGCGCAAGGTCCATGGGCAACGCGACATCAATCCCGGTCGCAACTTCCTGCGTTGACAGATTCCAAGTTGGAACTGCCGACAAATCGACCGATTGGGTCGGAACGTTGTACTCAAACGATGGTGTCGGACCACAGCCTGACGGGAGGAGCAATACCCACCAGAGAAACCTTATTCTCTGCACTTGAAGTCCCACACAATGCCGCTGTCCGGCTGACAATAATCACCGAGCGCAGGGATGCATGTACAAGGTCCTTCAGCAGCCGAGCACGAATTGCTTGAAACAGGGGTCGTTGATTTTACAGGAATCAGGCTGACGATCAGCAAGGCGAAGAGAGCAACGAGCAGTTTCATGAAATTCCGGTTTGGTTAATCGGAAACAGAAACATAATATCCCCCCCGGAATCCAGATTCAAGTCTTATTCCGGATCGTTCGACGTTACGCTACCTCATACTCTTGGACGTCGGCGTACGCCACGAGCGACCAGAGATCATCCTCGGGACCCGATTCGCGGAAGGCCATCAGCTCCCGGCGCGACTCCCATTGCTCGCTGACATTTATCCGGTTCTCGTCCAGCGGGTCGGCCGACACCGAGAAATCCACGCAGCCGGGACGCTTCCGTGCCGCGCAAACGGCAGGGAGCGACCCGGCCAGGAACGCATCCCGCTGCCCGGGTTGGATCCGAAGGTATCCAAGGACGAGGATCATGTTGTCTGAGGGCGAGAGCGGCAACACAGGTATGCGCCCCGATACGACCCCGGATCAGGGGAAGATGCCGAGTGCATTGTAGTACACCGCCACCTTGTCAATGGCATTCACGAACGCCGCCGTCCGCTGGTCGGTCTTGTGCGCCTTGGCGATCTCGCTGTTCTCGATGTAGGCCGAGATCATAGTTTCCTCGAGACCGGAGTTGACGAGATCGAGCTCGTCGGCCCCCTGGGAGAGCTTGGTGATCTGCTCGGCCGGCAGATTGATGCCGGTGGCCGACAGGATGGAGCGGATGATGTTTTCGTTGGAGGTCTGCTCGAAGCGCTTGCTCATGCGCCCGAATCGGACGTGGGAGAGGTTCTTGAGCCACTCGAAGTACGAAACGGTGACGCCGCCGGCATTCAGGTAGACGTCGGGAATGACCAGGACGCCCCGTGCGAGCAACATGGCGTCGGCGTCGGCCGTAACCGGACCATTGGCGCCTTCGCCAATGAGCTTGGCCTTTATGCGCGGCGCGTTTTCCTTGGTAATCTGGGCTTCGAGCGCCGCCGGAACGAGGATATCGCAGTCCATTTCCAGCGCGGCAGCAGGATTGCCGACATCGGTGCAGCCAGCCAGGCCCAGCAGGGCGCCGGTTTCCTTTTTGTGCGCCATGGCAGCCTCTATGTCAATGCCATTCGGATTGTAAACGGCCCCGTTCCATTCAATGAGCCCGACGAGGATGGCCCCGCCTTCCTGGAGGTACTTGGCCGCATGGTAGCCCACGTTTCCAAGGCCCTGTACAATGCATTTCTTGCCCTCGAGCCCGACGCTGAGGCCGACCGCCTTCATGTCCTCCGGGTTGTTACAGGCTTCCCGGATGCCGTAGTACACGCCACGTCCGGTGGCTTCGGTCCGACCGCGGACGCCGCCCTGGGCGACCGGCTTGCCCGTCACACAACCAGCGGCGGTCAACGGATCGTCGGACATGGAATTGTAGGTATCGAACATCCACGCCATCTCCTTCGGACCCGTCCCGTAGTCCGGGGCGGGGACGTCAATGCCCGGGCCAATGAAGTTTTTCTTCATGAGCTCGTACGTATAGCGGCGGGTAATGCGCTCGAGCTCGGCCTCGGAGTAGTTGTGGCGGTTGATCTTGATGCCGCCCTTGGCGCCACCGAACGGGACGTTCACGATGGCGCACTTGTAGGTCATGAGCGTGGCCAGCGCGGCCACTTCGTCGGCATTCACGTTGTCGGCATACCGGATGCCGCCTTTTACGGGCAGGCGATGGTGGCTGTGCTCGGCCCGCCATGCCTGTATGACCTCGATGGTGCCGTCATCCTTCTTCAGCGGAAACTTCATGTGGTACATGCTATTACAGATTTGTATCTGTTTCAGCAGACCCTCCGGATGGGAGGTCAGGGCACTCGCTTTGGCGAACATTCGGTCAACTTGTGCCAGGAAGGATGCGGACATGGGTCTTGGAGTTGGTTCAGGTTCAGAAATCCGGTGACAGGCTACTATCTTGGAAGCGTAATCGCAACGTGCCTGCTGATTCAATTATGGATGCGAAAAGCGCTTCCAGACAACTCGCCATCCTCATGGGAGATCCGGTGGCCCACTCGAAATCCCCGGTCATCATGACCGCGGCGGCAAAGGCCGCGGGGATAGACCTCGTCTATGTGGCCTGCCGTGTCCGGGATTGTGACTTGGCCCAGGCGGTGGATGCCATCCATGCGCTCGGCATCCTGGGTGCCAATGTCACGATACCGCACAAACAGCGGGTCATCGAATTCCTGGACGACCTGACGGCGGCGGCGCGCGCGGTGGGCGCCGTGAACACGGTTTTCCGCGACGCCGAGGACCGCCTGGTCGGCGACAACACCGACATCGCCGGGTTCACGGCGCCCATACGCGAGCGGGGGCTCGCGTCGGCCCTCGTGCTCGGCACGGGGGGCGCCGCGCGCGCCGCCGCCTGGGCGTGCCTGCACGAACTCGGCATGGATCGGGTCCTGGTCACTGGCCGCACGCCGGAAAAGGCCGATGCGCTCGTTCATGCGCTTTCGGCGGGGCGGGAAGACCGAGTCGTTAGAGAAATAATGGCCATACCCTGGGAAGAGCGCCACGCCGCCATCGCATCGGTCGAACTGATCGTGAACGCTACGCCCATCGGCATGTGGCCGGAGGTGGATGCGTCGCCGCTCGACGACCCGGCGTGCCTCGGCGCGCATCATCTGGTGTATGACCTGGTCTACAATCCGGCCGAGACCCGCCTGCTGCGCGAGGCCCGCGAGCAGGGTGCACGCACCCAGGGCGGCATGGACATGCTCATCGGTCAGGCCGCAGCGGCCTTCGAGCGCTGGACCGGCCGGAAAATGGATACGCTGTCGGTCCGCGGCGCCCTTTCACCGAGGGAGTACCCTTGAACACACCGAACATCAACCCCGTGGACCTCGAAATCGCGCCCCTGGCGACGAGCGAGACCATTCCGTCCGCGTGGTACACCGACCCCGCGTTCCATGCGTTCGACCTGGCGGCGGTCCTGGCCCGTTCCTGGCAGTACGTGGGCCCGGCTTCGGATGTCGCCGAGCCCGGCTCGTACGTGACCGACTTCGTCGCCGGCAACCCCGTCCTGGTTGCGCGCGACCGCACCGGCGCCCTGTCCGCGTTCTACAATGTCTGCAAGCACCGCGGCGGCCCCCTGGCCACCGACCGGTGCGGTCGCGCCCAGATGCTGCGCTGCCAGTACCACGGCTGGACCTACCGCATGGACGGCATGCTGCGCGGCGTGCCCCGCTTCGACCGGACCGAACTGTTCGACAAGAAGAACTACGGCCTGACACCGATTGGTGTCGAAATCTGGGAGGGTCTGCTGTTCGTGTGCCTGGAACCGGAAAACGCCACCCCGATTGCCGAGCTGTTCGCCGGTATCCCCGAGCACATTGCGCCCATCCGGCTCACCGACCCGGCCTTCCGCGTCAGGGACAGCTACGACGTGGCGTGCAACTGGAAAGTCTACGTGGACAACTACCTGGAGGGCTACCATATCCCGCTGGTGCATCCGGAGCTCTGCGAGCTGCTGGACTACCGGTCCTACGAGACCGAGACCTTCACCCATTACTCGCTGCAGCACAGTCCCATCAAGAACGCATCGACCGCCTACGGGCCGGCCGACGGCGCGGCGTACTACTATTTCGTGTTTCCGAATCTCATGCTGAACATCCTGCCGGGCCGCCTGCAGGTGAACCGGGTGGATGCGCTCGCCCCGGACCGGTGCCGGACCCTCTTCGACTACTACGCCACGGCTGAGCACAACATCGACGAGGACCGCGCGTTCAGTGACCGCGTGCAACAGGAAGACATCCATATCTGCGAGCATGTCCAACGCGGCCTCGCAAGCCGCGCCTACGACCGGGGGCGGTTCTCCTACGACCTTGAGAACGGCGTGCATCATTTCCAATCCATGCTGAAGACGGCGTATCGAGCGGCTACCACATGCGCATAGCCCTCGCACAGATCAACACCACGGTCGGCGACATAGCCGGCAATGTGGAGCGCATCCTCCACTACGCGCAACAAGCGGCCGAGGAAGGCGCGGACCTGGTCGTATACCCCGAGCTGTGCATTACGGGATATCCACCGCTCGACCTGCTGCACTCGGACTACGTGATTTCGGCCGCGCAGAAGGCGCTGACGCACATTGAAACCCATCTTCCGGACGGGGTGGCCGCGCTCGTCGGCACGCCGGTCCCGAATACGAGTCCCAAGGGCAAACGGCTCTTCAATGCCGCCGTCCTGCTGGAGCGCGACCAACCCCGGCAGGTCGTCCACAAGATGCTCCTCCCGACGTACGACGTGTTCGACGAATACCGCTACTTCGAGCCCGCGGCCGCACAACAGGTCATGTCCTTCCGCGGCGTCCGCCTGGGCGTCCACATCTGCGAGGACATGTGGAATAACGAGGAGGTGGCCGAATACCACCTCTATGACCGGGATCCGCTCCAGGAACTGGCCGACCAGGGCGTCGACCTGTTCGTGAACATCTCCGCGTCGCCCTTCTCGCACGGCAAGCACGCGCTGCGCAGCGGCGTCATTGGAGGCATTTGCCGGGCGCATGGCGCGCCGTTCCTGGTGGTCAACCAGGTAGGCGCCAACACCGAACTGATCTTCGACGGGGACAGCCGCGTGCATGCGGCCGACGGCACGCTCGTTCATGTGGCGCCCTCCTTCGAGGAGACCCTCACCTGGTACGACCTGCCCGAAGCAGACGCCATCACGCCCACCGCGCTGCCCCGCCCCGCGGACCGTATTGCCGACCTGCACGATGCGCTCGTGCTCGGCATCCGCGACTATGTCGGCAAGTCCGGCGCCTTCAAGCAGACCCTCGTCGGGCTGTCCGGCGGGATCGATTCGGCCGTCACGGCGGCCCTTGCCGCCGAGGCCCTTGGCGGCGAAAACGTACTGGGCGTGACCATGCCCTCGCGGTTCTCGTCGAAAGGCAGCGTGGAGGACTCCGTGGCGCTGGCCGACGCCCTGGGCATGACCCTGCATACCATTCCGATTGAGCCGGCCGTGGAGGCCTTCCACCACATGTTGGAGCCGCTGTTCACCGGCACCCAGCCGGGCGTGGCCGAGGAAAACATCCAGGCGCGGGCGCGGGGACTGACCCTGATGGCCATCTCCAACAAATTCGGTCACCTGCTGCTGACCACCGGCAACAAGAGCGAGCTGGCCATGGGCTACGCCACCCTGTACGGCGACATGTCCGGCGGCCTGGCTGTGCTCTCCGACGTCTTCAAGACCGACGTCTTTGCGCTGGCCAACTACATGAACCGGCGGGCCGGCCGCGATATCATTCCGCAGGCCACCATCGACAAGCCCCCGTCGGCCGAGCTGCGTCCGGATCAGCGGGACGAAGATTCATTGCCGCCATACGATGAATTGGACGCCATCCTGAAGCGCTACATTGAATACCGGGAAGACGTGGACGTGATTGCCCGCCAGACCGGGCATCCGACCGCATTCGTGGAGGGCCTGCTGCGCGTGGTCGACCGGAACGAGTACAAGCGCCGCCAGGCCCCACCCGGGCTGCGCGTATCTTCCAAGGCCTTCGGCGCCGGACGGCGCCTGCCCATTGTCATGAACCTGGACCGGGCCGCCATCGACGCCCTCTTACCATGATTGCCTACGTATCGGGAGTCCTCGTTTCCAAGAAACCCACCGAGGTCATCGTGGACGTCGGCGGCATCGGCTACCGCGTGCTCGTGCCGACCTCCACCTTCGAACAACTCCCCGCCACGGGCAAGAAAGTCCACCTGACCACGTTCCATCACGTCCGGGAGGATGCCGAAATGCTCTACGGCTTCGCCCGCGAATCGGAGTACGTGGTGTTCGGGATGATGCTCGCGGTCTCGGGCGTGGGTCCGAAACTGGCGCTGGCCGCCCTGAGCGCATTGCCGCCCAACGAGATCCGGGAACGCATTCTGGAAGGCGATGCGGCGCTGCTGACCCGCATTCCGGGTGTGGGCCGCAAGACTGCCGAGCGGATGATCGTGGAGCTGCGCGACCGGTTCGAGAAGGTGGATCCGTCCGATGCGACGTCTCCCGGCGGTGGCGTCGCCACGCCGGCCTCATTCCGTGCCGATGCGCTCGCGGCACTCGAGGCGCTCGGTCTGTCCGGCGGAGCAGCCGACAAGGCGGTCCGGTCCGTGCTCAAGAAGAACCCCGATCTGACGAGCGCCGAGGACATCATCCGATTGGCCTTACGGGAATGAATACCCGCGGGCGGGTATTGGGGCGGCCATGCGTGCCGGTAACTTGGCACACGAACCACTTTCCCCGTACTCCCGCCATGACCGATTTCTTCCTCCGATCCCTAGGCCTGTTGGCCCTGTTCACCCTTCTGGGCGTCACGTCCCAACCCGCCCTCGCCCAGTGGGAACGGATGGATCGGAACGCCGGGCTTCCCGATGGCGTGCCTGCTGGCCTGTGGTATGACGGGCAGACCCTCTTCACCTTGTGGACCGCTCCCTCGTCCGTGGTCGTATCGTTGTACTCGTCGGCCGATCTGGGCGCATCCTGGAGCCCGGTTGCCGGCTTCACGCCCGTGGCAGGCGTTCCCACTCTTCAAGCCGTCGTCAACGGACGGATGATTCTGGCCGCCCTTCTCGGAAACGCTACAGCGGTGGCCTTCCTGACCTCCGACGACGGAGGTACCACCTGGTCCTACAAGGAACAGCCTGGCCTCGGTCAGCCCAGCGCCATCGCCTACGGGAACGGACGCTGGTACCTGTCGACCGCCTCCTTCCTGTACGTCTCGACCGATGACATGCAAACTTGGACCCAGTCCTCATCGGGCGGCGCGGGCTCCGGTGTCCTGCTCACGGACAATGCGGGGTCGCTCCTGGCCAACCGGTCGGGTCTCGCGTACCGCTCGGCGGATGACGGTGCCACCTGGACGGCCATTGCCATTCCCGGCAACTTCCTGAACTTTTTCTCCGGAGCGTGGCAGGTCGGCACCACGTTCTACCTCAAGAACGTCGGTGACGGACAGGTCCACCGCAGTGAAGACGGCGGCGCGACGTGGACGTCATACACATCGTTCGGCGATTTCAACTGGGCGAATGCCCTGGTCGCGGCCAACGGCGAGACGTGGATACCCTATACGACCAGCGTTGGAGGGGCCAATTTCTTCCTCTCCACCGACGCCGCCGTCACCGCGACGGCTGCGTTCGATCTGACGGGATACCCTCTGTCGTCCTCCGCCACGCCGTGCTTCGGCGTCCCGAAACTCGCGGGCAACTACCTGTTCATCAGCGCCAACCTGTGTTTCAACGATCAGAACGGCATCTACCGATACGCGCTGGCCACCGACACGGCCGCCGAACGAACCCCTGAACATCCAGATGCCCTCGACGCATCCCCCATGGGCCTGCCCTACCCCAACCCGGCGCGGACCGCCGTCACGGTGCCCCTCAATTTGCAGCCCGGCTCTTCAGCACGCATCCACATGGTCGATCTGCTCGGGCGCACGGTCCGGACCTGGACTGCACACCCCACCGCCGACAGGCTGACACTCGACCTCTCGGGCGTGCCAGCCGGCATGTATGTGCTGCACACCGGCGCCCACGCACGACCGCTGGTAGTCCGCTGACCTGAATCAGTCGGCCCCAC is a genomic window of Rhodothermales bacterium containing:
- a CDS encoding SRPBCC family protein — encoded protein: MNTPNINPVDLEIAPLATSETIPSAWYTDPAFHAFDLAAVLARSWQYVGPASDVAEPGSYVTDFVAGNPVLVARDRTGALSAFYNVCKHRGGPLATDRCGRAQMLRCQYHGWTYRMDGMLRGVPRFDRTELFDKKNYGLTPIGVEIWEGLLFVCLEPENATPIAELFAGIPEHIAPIRLTDPAFRVRDSYDVACNWKVYVDNYLEGYHIPLVHPELCELLDYRSYETETFTHYSLQHSPIKNASTAYGPADGAAYYYFVFPNLMLNILPGRLQVNRVDALAPDRCRTLFDYYATAEHNIDEDRAFSDRVQQEDIHICEHVQRGLASRAYDRGRFSYDLENGVHHFQSMLKTAYRAATTCA
- a CDS encoding NAD+ synthase — its product is MRIALAQINTTVGDIAGNVERILHYAQQAAEEGADLVVYPELCITGYPPLDLLHSDYVISAAQKALTHIETHLPDGVAALVGTPVPNTSPKGKRLFNAAVLLERDQPRQVVHKMLLPTYDVFDEYRYFEPAAAQQVMSFRGVRLGVHICEDMWNNEEVAEYHLYDRDPLQELADQGVDLFVNISASPFSHGKHALRSGVIGGICRAHGAPFLVVNQVGANTELIFDGDSRVHAADGTLVHVAPSFEETLTWYDLPEADAITPTALPRPADRIADLHDALVLGIRDYVGKSGAFKQTLVGLSGGIDSAVTAALAAEALGGENVLGVTMPSRFSSKGSVEDSVALADALGMTLHTIPIEPAVEAFHHMLEPLFTGTQPGVAEENIQARARGLTLMAISNKFGHLLLTTGNKSELAMGYATLYGDMSGGLAVLSDVFKTDVFALANYMNRRAGRDIIPQATIDKPPSAELRPDQRDEDSLPPYDELDAILKRYIEYREDVDVIARQTGHPTAFVEGLLRVVDRNEYKRRQAPPGLRVSSKAFGAGRRLPIVMNLDRAAIDALLP
- the ruvA gene encoding Holliday junction branch migration protein RuvA — its product is MIAYVSGVLVSKKPTEVIVDVGGIGYRVLVPTSTFEQLPATGKKVHLTTFHHVREDAEMLYGFARESEYVVFGMMLAVSGVGPKLALAALSALPPNEIRERILEGDAALLTRIPGVGRKTAERMIVELRDRFEKVDPSDATSPGGGVATPASFRADALAALEALGLSGGAADKAVRSVLKKNPDLTSAEDIIRLALRE
- a CDS encoding T9SS type A sorting domain-containing protein; protein product: MTDFFLRSLGLLALFTLLGVTSQPALAQWERMDRNAGLPDGVPAGLWYDGQTLFTLWTAPSSVVVSLYSSADLGASWSPVAGFTPVAGVPTLQAVVNGRMILAALLGNATAVAFLTSDDGGTTWSYKEQPGLGQPSAIAYGNGRWYLSTASFLYVSTDDMQTWTQSSSGGAGSGVLLTDNAGSLLANRSGLAYRSADDGATWTAIAIPGNFLNFFSGAWQVGTTFYLKNVGDGQVHRSEDGGATWTSYTSFGDFNWANALVAANGETWIPYTTSVGGANFFLSTDAAVTATAAFDLTGYPLSSSATPCFGVPKLAGNYLFISANLCFNDQNGIYRYALATDTAAERTPEHPDALDASPMGLPYPNPARTAVTVPLNLQPGSSARIHMVDLLGRTVRTWTAHPTADRLTLDLSGVPAGMYVLHTGAHARPLVVR